Proteins from one Malaya genurostris strain Urasoe2022 chromosome 2, Malgen_1.1, whole genome shotgun sequence genomic window:
- the LOC131428840 gene encoding uncharacterized protein LOC131428840 — translation MVVGGEAYHKLHPSSKHFLGKGLPLLIETVFGWTVSGKVSIDLPIVPRTCHLTTVDRFLESALQKFWELEAVESRSVHSVEETQCEELFSATTTRDSSGRYIVRLPLTRDPLIKLSESRTIAERRFLSHERQLERDPPTKDAYCIFTDEYAQMSHMKRLDDPVDDVNPHCYLPHHAVFKESSTTSKVRVVFDASCKTSSGFSINDKQLVGPVV, via the coding sequence ATGGTTGTCGGCGGTGAAGCCTACCACAAGCTGCACCCAAGTAGCAAGCATTTCCTAGGCAAGGGATTACCGTTACTGATTGAAACAGTATTTGGATGGACTGTTTCCGGAAAGGTATCCATTGATCTTCCCATCGTTCCTCGTACATGTCACCTGACCACTGTTGATCGTTTTCTGGAGAGCGCCCTTCAGAAATTTTGGGAATTAGAAGCCGTCGAGTCTCGCTCAGTGCATTCCGTCGAAGAAACTCAGTGCGAAGAACTTTTTTCTGCTACCACCACTCGCGATTCGTCCGGACGATATATCGTTCGTTTGCCACTTACCCGTGATCCGCTAATCAAACTCAGCGAATCCAGAACCATCGCAGAACGTCGCTTCCTGAGTCATGAAAGGCAATTAGAGCGTGATCCACCCACCAAGGACGCATACTGCATATTCACGGACGAATACGCACAGATGTCGCACATGAAAAGGCTCGATGATCCAGTAGACGATGTGAATCCGCACTGCTATCTTCCCCACCATGCTGTATTCAAGGAATCCAGTACGACAAGCAAGGTCAGGGTTGTCTTCGATGCATCGTGCAAGACATCATCAGGTTTTTCCATCAACGACAAACAGCTTGTTGGTCCTGTTGTTTAG
- the LOC131428841 gene encoding uncharacterized protein LOC131428841, which yields MRFRTHPIAIVADIEKMYRQIQLHPEDRPLQRILWRSKRDEPLSTFELQTVTYGFASAPFLATRTLQQVVQDEGSHYPAAVDVVKHDFYVDDLLSGASDVQSAIRRCKEVSAMLASAGFPLKKWASNSVEVLAEIPEEDLALSPLHDLQDEQSVCTLGLVRQPKSDMMRFKVQLLVPESVLTKRKVMSYIAQIFDPLGLVGPIITVAKLFMQRLWALKTDVGHSYEWHRPLPPHLQSEWKLFHGTLNAISVIRIPRFVSQVMIKSTELHFCSDASEKA from the coding sequence ATGAGATTTCGTACGCACCCGATCGCCATAGTAGCCGACATCGAGAAGATGTACCGACAGATTCAACTGCACCCTGAAGACCGTCCACTTCAACGCATCCTCTGGCGTTCCAAACGTGATGAACCTCTCAGTACATTCGAGCTTCAAACAGTTACATACGGTTTCGCCTCCGCGCCTTTCCTGGCAACCCGCACTCTCCAACAAGTTGTACAGGATGAAGGATCCCATTATCCTGCCGCTGTCGATGTTGTGAAACACGATTTCTACGTCGACGATCTTCTTTCTGGAGCTTCTGATGTCCAATCCGCTATTCGTCGTTGCAAGGAAGTATCCGCCATGCTTGCGTCAGCTGGCTTCCCGCTGAAAAAGTGGGCATCAAACTCCGTTGAAGTCCTCGCCGAAATCCCAGAAGAAGATCTCGCGTTATCGCCGCTACATGACCTCCAAGACGAACAGTCCGTTTGTACACTCGGACTCGTGCGGCAGCCGAAATCCGACATGATGCGCTTCAAGGTTCAGTTACTGGTACCCGAATCCGTCCTCACCAAACGGAAGGTGATGTCGTATATTGCACAAATATTCGATCCGCTCGGTCTTGTTGGCCCGATCATCACGGTTGCGAAGCTGTTTATGCAGAGATTGTGGGCACTGAAAACCGACGTAGGACATTCATACGAGTGGCATCGTCCGCTGCCTCCGCATCTGCAAAGTGAATGGAAGCTGTTTCATGGTACATTGAATGCAATTTCCGTCATTCGCATTCCGAGATTTGTGTCGCAAGTCATGATCAAATCCACCGAGCTTCATTTCTGCTCAGATGCTTCAGAGAAAGCCTAA